The Nitrosomonas sp. sh817 genome includes a window with the following:
- the coaE gene encoding dephospho-CoA kinase (Dephospho-CoA kinase (CoaE) performs the final step in coenzyme A biosynthesis.) yields MTFVVGLTGGIGCGKSSASGFFSELGIDVIDTDVIARQLTQPGGQAIDQIRETFGNAFLADNGSLDRKKMRNLVFSDVKSKVKLEKILHPLILSEVVQLVKKAQSPYIVVVIPLLLETKDYDDLIDRILVIDCEEQQQISRTMERSQLSEQFVKAVMATQITRKDRLQRADDVIYNDQDIESLKIQVARVHGKYMIMSGNL; encoded by the coding sequence ATGACTTTTGTCGTTGGTTTAACCGGTGGAATCGGTTGCGGGAAATCAAGTGCAAGTGGATTTTTTTCTGAACTAGGCATTGATGTCATTGATACAGATGTTATTGCCAGGCAATTAACTCAACCTGGCGGTCAAGCTATTGATCAAATAAGAGAAACATTTGGGAATGCTTTTCTTGCGGATAATGGTTCGCTGGATAGAAAAAAAATGCGTAACTTAGTTTTTTCGGACGTTAAATCGAAGGTAAAGCTTGAAAAGATTCTTCATCCGCTGATTCTCAGTGAAGTTGTTCAGCTTGTGAAAAAAGCACAATCACCTTATATCGTCGTCGTTATCCCATTGTTACTGGAAACTAAAGATTATGATGATTTGATTGATCGTATTCTTGTTATTGATTGCGAGGAACAGCAGCAGATTTCACGTACCATGGAGAGAAGTCAGCTTTCTGAGCAATTCGTTAAAGCAGTTATGGCAACACAAATTACTAGGAAGGACCGGTTGCAGAGGGCTGATGATGTCATATATAACGATCAGGATATTGAGTCCTTAAAAATCCAAGTTGCTCGGGTGCATGGTAAATATATGATTATGAGTGGTAATTTGTAG
- the zapD gene encoding cell division protein ZapD, whose protein sequence is MICYEHPLNERIRTLLRLEDLFNRIDFFSSKDTATEHHASLVALFEVLEITSRADIKSDLLQELERQKQILEMLRKNPEVSEAVLDGILADIKTTFREMLVFPGKVGEHLRENEWLMAIKQRMGIPGGCCVFDLPSYHYWLNLDPALRHQDFSEWLTPFLPIRNAFGIVLHLLRKSGRTLQVIANQGIFQQAGSEYSAHMLRINLSDQLPCVPEISANKYALNIRFIPTQSGQKSRVYEGDVTFELTFCNL, encoded by the coding sequence GTGATTTGTTACGAACACCCGCTTAATGAGCGCATCCGTACACTTCTTAGACTTGAAGATTTATTTAATAGAATAGATTTCTTTTCTAGCAAGGATACTGCTACAGAGCATCATGCTTCATTGGTTGCATTATTTGAAGTACTCGAGATTACCAGTCGTGCCGATATTAAATCGGATCTGCTGCAAGAATTAGAACGGCAAAAGCAAATTCTGGAAATGCTGAGGAAAAACCCGGAGGTTTCTGAAGCGGTGCTGGATGGCATACTGGCAGACATAAAAACTACTTTTCGTGAAATGCTGGTTTTTCCTGGGAAGGTTGGTGAGCATTTGCGTGAGAACGAATGGTTAATGGCGATCAAACAGCGTATGGGAATACCTGGCGGTTGCTGTGTTTTCGACTTACCGTCCTATCATTACTGGCTTAACTTGGATCCTGCCCTGCGGCATCAAGATTTTAGCGAGTGGTTGACGCCGTTCTTGCCTATTCGAAATGCATTTGGAATCGTTCTTCACCTCTTAAGAAAGAGTGGTAGAACGCTTCAAGTCATAGCAAATCAGGGGATTTTCCAGCAAGCCGGATCAGAATATTCTGCGCATATGCTGAGGATCAACCTGAGCGATCAGCTGCCCTGCGTACCAGAAATTAGCGCTAATAAATATGCTTTAAATATTCGTTTCATTCCGACCCAGTCCGGGCAAAAGAGCAGAGTTTATGAAGGTGACGTTACATTTGAACTGACTTTTTGTAATCTTTGA
- a CDS encoding GGDEF domain-containing protein has translation MSQDMNANPSVIARETLKQLAILKIPPTPDSYHKLYDQIAGNPDHQISVSTAKMLSELAKEFPRHTTPLLNCANNLEQAVTEKSWLKFKSALLKFLTAENLDTDVATLPVTTKNKATVSWAEIIGYLMNETNNSNNVSLVAKKRKSIEKVLNEFSDNSELLHANFVALIQSWKISTGSNEQAETTEEIPSQEKFVGQQFQGSCDKEDILKKEYDISGYVGQLLGLMAQVLERIIANQIQDEVLAGEAKRLARQVLGVQNKLAMEKFIADFQEFCSKCETDENSNDLVQQGLLKLLNLLMDSTGELLSEDRWIKSQLTKLKKAMSGSLDMQVISQAEALLEKIVQRQLRIKQNLSETRETMQKMVASLISNLEELSDATGGYYDKLEYYSDKIKQTKDIKGLNQLLAEIMLETQKVQKSVLTHRSDLLVAQTEMNAAQSQITQLEAQLQEMSEQVQEDHLTGALNRRGFDNAFRREVTYLSHTQGLLCFALLDIDNFKQLNDTHGHQVGDDALVYLVEAVKETLRREDVISRYGGEEFAILLPNSALKEAISTIARIKRYLTKKFFLHGNNRLLITFSAGVAQYQPGESQESLFKRADEALYRAKSSGKNQIVAAE, from the coding sequence ATGAGTCAAGACATGAATGCAAATCCCTCTGTCATCGCACGCGAGACATTGAAGCAGCTTGCGATACTTAAGATTCCACCTACACCGGACAGCTATCACAAGCTATACGATCAAATTGCGGGAAATCCGGATCATCAAATTTCAGTTTCGACAGCAAAAATGCTTTCTGAATTAGCGAAGGAATTTCCGCGTCATACAACACCATTACTTAATTGTGCAAATAATTTGGAACAAGCGGTTACCGAGAAAAGTTGGTTAAAATTTAAATCTGCACTACTGAAATTTCTGACAGCAGAAAATTTGGATACGGATGTTGCAACACTCCCGGTTACTACCAAAAATAAAGCTACTGTTAGTTGGGCGGAAATTATTGGATATTTAATGAATGAAACCAATAATTCCAACAATGTTTCCCTTGTCGCTAAGAAAAGAAAATCCATAGAAAAAGTACTTAACGAATTTTCAGATAACTCGGAGCTATTGCATGCCAATTTCGTTGCGTTGATTCAGTCATGGAAGATTTCTACAGGATCCAACGAACAAGCCGAAACAACCGAGGAAATTCCATCGCAAGAGAAGTTTGTCGGCCAACAATTTCAAGGATCATGCGATAAAGAAGATATCCTAAAGAAAGAATATGATATCAGTGGATATGTCGGTCAACTACTAGGATTAATGGCGCAAGTGCTTGAACGCATTATTGCAAACCAAATTCAGGATGAAGTTCTGGCTGGTGAAGCGAAGCGGTTGGCTCGCCAAGTATTAGGAGTGCAGAATAAGCTAGCGATGGAAAAATTCATAGCGGACTTCCAGGAATTCTGCAGTAAGTGCGAGACAGATGAAAATAGTAATGATTTAGTACAGCAAGGCTTGCTTAAGTTATTAAATCTACTAATGGACAGTACAGGAGAATTGCTTTCGGAAGATCGGTGGATTAAATCGCAACTGACCAAATTAAAGAAAGCGATGTCCGGTTCGCTGGATATGCAGGTGATTTCTCAAGCAGAGGCCTTGCTGGAAAAAATAGTTCAGCGACAACTTCGTATCAAGCAAAATCTGAGCGAAACCAGGGAGACCATGCAGAAAATGGTTGCTTCCTTGATTTCGAATCTTGAAGAATTGTCGGATGCAACGGGTGGGTATTACGATAAGTTGGAGTATTATTCAGATAAAATCAAGCAAACCAAGGATATCAAGGGACTTAATCAGTTGCTTGCAGAGATTATGCTGGAAACTCAGAAAGTGCAAAAGAGTGTATTGACACATCGTAGCGATTTATTAGTTGCACAAACTGAAATGAACGCTGCGCAAAGTCAGATTACTCAGCTTGAAGCACAGTTACAGGAAATGAGTGAGCAGGTACAGGAAGATCATCTCACCGGTGCGTTGAATCGGCGTGGATTCGATAATGCCTTTCGACGTGAAGTGACCTACTTAAGCCATACTCAAGGACTTCTCTGTTTCGCCCTGCTGGATATTGATAATTTCAAGCAATTAAACGATACCCATGGACATCAAGTTGGTGATGATGCGCTGGTATATCTGGTAGAAGCAGTTAAGGAAACATTACGGCGGGAAGATGTAATATCACGTTATGGCGGCGAGGAGTTCGCAATTTTGCTTCCGAATTCCGCGCTAAAAGAAGCGATATCAACGATTGCAAGAATAAAACGGTACTTAACCAAGAAATTTTTCTTGCATGGCAACAATCGATTGTTGATTACGTTCAGCGCCGGTGTCGCGCAATATCAACCCGGTGAATCGCAGGAAAGTTTGTTTAAACGTGCCGACGAAGCTTTATATCGAGCCAAGAGTAGCGGCAAGAACCAAATTGTTGCCGCCGAATAA
- the cbbX gene encoding CbbX protein gives MVKQSENLKVQALEQSVDLDAEFRQSNIHEVLDKLDRELIGLKPVKTRIHEIAALLLVDRVRKQLGLSAGAPSLHMCFTGNPGTGKTTVASRMSEILHRLGYVREGHLVSVTRDDLVGQYIGHTAPKTKEVIKRAMGGVLFIDEAYYLYKPENERDYGAESIEILLQTMENNRDDLVVILAGYKDRMDKFFQSNPGMRSRIAHHVDFPDYGADELVAIAKLMLAAQNYRFSPDGEEAFIEYIQLRMTQEYFANARSVRNALDRARLRQANRLFSGGKKSLTSVDLMTIEAEDIRASRVFIEGKKDTQATRSNT, from the coding sequence ATGGTTAAGCAATCTGAAAATCTAAAAGTGCAAGCGCTCGAACAATCAGTCGATCTGGATGCGGAATTTCGACAATCGAATATACATGAAGTATTGGATAAACTGGATCGTGAATTGATCGGGTTAAAACCGGTGAAAACCCGTATTCATGAAATAGCCGCTTTGCTGCTCGTGGATCGTGTCCGCAAACAACTTGGATTATCCGCAGGCGCTCCGAGCTTGCACATGTGCTTCACGGGCAATCCGGGTACCGGCAAAACAACCGTTGCATCGCGCATGTCGGAAATTTTGCATCGCTTGGGCTATGTCCGGGAAGGTCATCTGGTTTCAGTCACGCGAGATGATTTGGTGGGTCAATACATCGGACACACAGCTCCGAAAACCAAAGAAGTGATCAAACGCGCCATGGGCGGTGTGCTATTTATCGACGAAGCTTACTACCTTTACAAGCCGGAAAATGAGCGCGACTACGGCGCCGAGTCCATCGAAATCCTGCTGCAAACGATGGAGAACAATCGCGATGATCTGGTGGTCATTTTGGCGGGATACAAGGACCGGATGGATAAATTCTTCCAGAGTAATCCGGGCATGCGTTCGCGTATCGCTCATCACGTTGATTTTCCTGATTACGGCGCCGATGAATTGGTTGCAATCGCCAAGCTAATGCTGGCGGCACAAAATTACCGGTTTAGCCCTGATGGCGAAGAAGCGTTTATCGAATATATCCAGTTGCGAATGACCCAGGAATATTTCGCGAACGCCCGTTCAGTCAGGAACGCTCTGGATCGAGCGCGTTTGCGGCAAGCCAACCGGTTATTTTCAGGCGGGAAGAAATCTCTGACCAGCGTTGATTTGATGACGATCGAGGCAGAAGATATTCGAGCCAGCCGGGTTTTTATTGAAGGAAAAAAAGATACTCAAGCAACTCGTAGCAACACATAA
- a CDS encoding ribulose bisphosphate carboxylase small subunit gives MMTNQGNIVTQGQFSFLPPLTDKQISAQLKYALKNGWAIGIEYTDDPHPRNTYWEMYGNPMFDLKDPAGILLEINNCRKTFPNHYIRVTAFNSTRGVESPTMSYIVNRPDKEPGFGLVRQETAGRHVQYAIHSYATDKPEGERY, from the coding sequence ATGATGACCAATCAAGGTAATATAGTTACACAGGGGCAATTTTCTTTCCTGCCCCCGCTGACCGACAAGCAAATCTCGGCACAGCTCAAGTATGCGCTGAAAAATGGCTGGGCAATCGGCATCGAATATACCGATGATCCGCATCCGCGCAATACCTACTGGGAAATGTATGGCAATCCCATGTTCGACTTGAAAGATCCCGCGGGAATCCTGCTCGAAATTAACAATTGCCGCAAAACATTTCCTAACCATTATATCCGCGTAACGGCTTTCAATTCGACCCGCGGCGTTGAAAGCCCGACGATGTCATACATCGTTAACCGGCCGGATAAAGAACCCGGTTTCGGTTTGGTTCGCCAGGAAACGGCTGGCAGACATGTCCAATACGCTATTCACTCGTATGCAACAGACAAACCTGAAGGAGAACGTTACTAA
- a CDS encoding ribulose-bisphosphate carboxylase large subunit: MASETIKEGKERYKSGVIPYKKMGYWEPDYIPKDTDVIALFRITPQAGVEPEEAAAAVAGESSTATWTVVWTDRLTACELYRAKAYRVDPVPNTGPGTKTDQQYFAYIAYDLDLFEEGSIANLTASIIGNVFGFKAVKALRLEDMRIPVAYLKTFQGPATGIVVERERLDKFGRPLLGATTKPKLGLSGRNYGRVVYEGLKGGLDFMKDDENINSQPFMHWRDRFLYCMEAVNKASAATGEVKGHYLNVTAGTMEDMYERAEFAKSLGSVIVMIDLVVGYTAIQSMAKWARRNDMILHLHRAGNSTYSRQKNHGMNFRVICKWMRMAGVDHIHAGTVVGKLEGDPLMIKGFYDTLRETRTEKSLEHGLFFDQDWASLNKCMPVASGGIHAGQMHQLIDYLGEDVILQFGGGTIGHPQGIQAGAVANRVALEAMILARNEGRDYVKEGPQILADAAKWCTPLKQALDTWKDITFNYDSTDTADFVPSTTANV, translated from the coding sequence ATGGCTTCAGAAACCATCAAAGAAGGCAAAGAACGCTACAAATCCGGCGTCATCCCCTATAAAAAAATGGGCTACTGGGAACCGGACTATATTCCCAAAGATACCGATGTCATCGCATTGTTCCGGATTACGCCGCAGGCCGGCGTCGAACCGGAAGAAGCAGCGGCAGCCGTCGCCGGTGAATCTTCGACCGCGACTTGGACAGTGGTGTGGACCGATCGCTTGACCGCATGCGAACTGTATCGCGCCAAGGCCTACCGGGTTGATCCAGTCCCCAATACCGGTCCGGGTACCAAAACCGATCAGCAGTATTTCGCCTATATCGCCTACGATCTGGATTTGTTTGAAGAAGGATCGATCGCCAACTTAACCGCTTCGATCATTGGCAATGTATTCGGTTTTAAAGCGGTTAAAGCGTTGCGTCTGGAAGACATGCGTATTCCGGTTGCCTACCTCAAAACTTTTCAAGGACCGGCTACTGGTATTGTGGTCGAACGGGAGCGTCTGGATAAATTTGGCCGGCCATTGCTTGGCGCCACCACCAAGCCGAAGTTGGGATTATCGGGACGTAACTACGGCCGGGTAGTCTACGAGGGCTTGAAAGGCGGTCTCGATTTTATGAAAGACGATGAAAACATCAATTCTCAGCCTTTCATGCACTGGCGTGATCGTTTCCTGTATTGCATGGAAGCAGTGAATAAAGCATCTGCGGCCACGGGTGAAGTCAAAGGGCACTATCTGAATGTTACCGCTGGAACTATGGAAGATATGTATGAACGCGCCGAATTCGCCAAATCGCTCGGTTCGGTCATTGTCATGATAGACCTGGTAGTCGGCTACACCGCCATTCAATCGATGGCGAAATGGGCGCGTAGGAACGACATGATATTGCATCTGCATCGTGCGGGTAATTCGACCTATTCACGCCAGAAAAATCACGGCATGAATTTCCGTGTGATTTGTAAGTGGATGCGGATGGCCGGAGTAGATCACATTCATGCAGGTACCGTTGTAGGCAAGCTCGAAGGCGATCCGCTGATGATCAAGGGTTTTTACGACACCTTGCGCGAAACACGTACTGAAAAAAGCCTGGAGCATGGATTGTTCTTTGATCAAGACTGGGCATCATTGAATAAATGTATGCCGGTTGCTTCGGGTGGTATTCATGCCGGTCAGATGCATCAGTTGATCGATTATCTCGGCGAAGATGTGATACTGCAGTTCGGTGGCGGTACCATTGGCCACCCTCAAGGCATCCAGGCTGGCGCAGTAGCAAATCGTGTAGCACTTGAAGCTATGATTTTGGCGCGCAATGAGGGCCGGGATTACGTAAAAGAAGGCCCGCAAATTCTTGCAGATGCTGCGAAATGGTGCACGCCGCTCAAACAAGCATTGGATACGTGGAAAGATATCACCTTTAACTACGACTCCACGGATACCGCTGACTTTGTGCCTTCCACAACTGCAAATGTTTAA
- a CDS encoding LysR family transcriptional regulator, protein MRHSTIRQLEVFEAIARLNSFTRAAEELFLTQPTVSMQIKKLTDDIGLPLFEQVGKKIYLTEAGKELYQTCQGIFEHFSRFEMAVSNMKGLKSGKLRLAVVTTAKYFTPRLLGTFCQQYPGIDVSLKVTNRERVLERLTGNQDDLFILGQVPESIDAVSEVFLDNLLVVLAAADHPLADQKNISIDRICEESFIMREPGSGTRMATERFFNDHNKKLKVRMELGSNEAIKQALVGRLGIAVLSRHTLALDGPMGQLAELNVEGFPIERHWYFAYPSGKQLSVVAQAFLEYLRHADDYLEDLSCRHAISGHCPLLKNG, encoded by the coding sequence ATGCGCCATAGCACTATCCGGCAACTGGAGGTTTTTGAAGCGATTGCGCGTTTAAATAGCTTTACACGTGCGGCTGAAGAGTTATTTCTGACGCAACCGACAGTGTCGATGCAAATCAAGAAACTGACCGATGATATTGGTTTGCCGCTTTTTGAACAGGTCGGGAAAAAGATTTATCTGACTGAAGCTGGAAAAGAGTTGTATCAGACTTGCCAAGGGATTTTTGAACACTTCTCGCGCTTCGAGATGGCCGTTTCGAACATGAAAGGTTTGAAATCGGGAAAGTTGCGGCTGGCGGTGGTGACGACCGCGAAATACTTCACGCCGCGGCTGTTAGGCACGTTTTGCCAGCAGTATCCGGGCATTGATGTTTCCTTAAAAGTCACTAATCGCGAGCGAGTTTTGGAGCGTTTGACCGGTAATCAGGATGATCTGTTTATTCTGGGGCAGGTTCCGGAATCAATTGATGCCGTTTCCGAAGTTTTTCTGGATAATCTATTGGTCGTGCTGGCGGCTGCGGATCATCCGCTGGCCGATCAAAAGAACATCAGTATCGATCGGATTTGCGAAGAATCTTTTATCATGCGCGAGCCGGGTTCCGGAACGCGCATGGCCACTGAGCGTTTTTTCAACGACCATAACAAGAAACTGAAAGTCCGCATGGAATTGGGCAGCAATGAAGCGATCAAACAGGCGCTCGTGGGGCGCTTGGGAATTGCAGTGTTGTCGCGGCATACGCTGGCATTGGATGGCCCGATGGGACAACTGGCGGAATTGAATGTTGAAGGTTTTCCGATTGAACGGCACTGGTATTTTGCGTACCCCTCGGGCAAGCAGTTATCGGTTGTGGCGCAAGCATTTTTGGAATACTTAAGGCATGCTGATGATTATCTCGAAGATTTGTCTTGCCGTCATGCCATTTCCGGGCATTGTCCGTTACTAAAAAACGGTTAA
- the ppsA gene encoding phosphoenolpyruvate synthase: MTQYIAWFDQLNMRDVASVGGKNASLGEMISRLSQAGVNVPNGFATTTLAYREFLQANGLVERINGLLAGLNVDDINALTAAGKAIRGWVLDAVMPDAIQAAIAQAYEKLAADSGGDISFAVRSSATAEDLADASFAGQQETLLNVQGLPHILAAVKTVFASLYNDRAIAYRVHQNFPHEKVYLSAGIQKMVRSDLGASGVMFTLDTESGFRDAIFITSAYGLGETIVQGTVNPDEFYVYKRGLAAGKPAILSRRLGSKAIEMVYADKQSSGNAFTLTREVEPARRNRFSLTDAQVEALARQAMIIEQHYGRPMDIEWALDGQDGQLYIVQARPETVESRAAAVLERFKLTGSGSVVAEGRAIGSKIGQGTARLIAGAGQMHLVQPGDVLVTDMTDPDWEPIMKRASAIVTNRGGRTCHAAIIAREMGIPAVVGCGDATASIKDGAPVTVSCADGDTGLVYDGLLPFEHSVADSGELPDLPLKIMMNVGNPSHAFSFARLPNQGVGLARLEFVINNMIGIHPKALLEFERLPSDLQQEITNRIAGYANPVSFYVDKLTEGIATLAAAFYPHPVIVRTSDFKSNEYANLLAGNRYEPHEENPMIGFRGASRYVSPDFRDCFELECRALRNVRDAMGLTNVEIMIPFCRTLEEAAQVTALLAVQGLKRGENGLRVIMMCEIPSNAVLAEEFLQYFDGFSIGSNDMTQLTLGVDRDSALVSQVFDERNPAVKKLLKMAIDACRKQGKYIGICGQGPSDYPDFAAWLYEQGISSLSLNPDTVVQTWLDIGRLSKR, from the coding sequence ATGACTCAATATATCGCCTGGTTTGATCAGTTAAACATGCGCGATGTCGCTTCGGTCGGCGGCAAAAATGCTTCGCTGGGGGAAATGATCAGCCGCTTGTCTCAGGCCGGCGTCAACGTGCCGAACGGTTTTGCCACGACGACGTTGGCGTACCGCGAGTTTCTACAGGCTAACGGATTGGTGGAACGTATCAACGGTTTGCTGGCTGGATTGAATGTCGATGACATCAATGCTCTGACGGCCGCCGGTAAAGCGATCCGCGGCTGGGTGCTCGATGCCGTCATGCCGGATGCCATTCAGGCTGCAATCGCACAGGCGTACGAGAAACTCGCCGCCGATAGCGGCGGTGATATTTCGTTTGCGGTGCGTTCGTCCGCGACCGCCGAGGACTTGGCCGATGCCTCGTTTGCCGGGCAGCAGGAAACATTGCTGAACGTGCAAGGCTTGCCGCACATTCTAGCGGCGGTCAAAACGGTGTTCGCTTCGCTGTATAACGATCGCGCCATTGCTTATCGCGTGCACCAAAATTTCCCGCATGAAAAAGTGTATCTGTCCGCCGGTATCCAGAAAATGGTACGCAGCGATCTCGGCGCCAGCGGGGTGATGTTCACACTCGATACCGAATCCGGCTTCCGCGACGCGATTTTCATCACATCGGCGTATGGATTGGGTGAAACCATCGTGCAAGGAACCGTCAATCCCGACGAGTTTTATGTATACAAACGCGGACTCGCGGCCGGAAAGCCCGCGATCCTGTCGCGGCGGTTGGGCAGCAAAGCGATCGAAATGGTGTATGCGGACAAACAGAGCAGCGGCAATGCATTCACGTTGACCCGTGAAGTCGAACCCGCCCGGCGCAATCGTTTCTCGCTGACGGATGCGCAAGTTGAGGCGCTGGCGCGTCAGGCGATGATCATCGAGCAGCACTACGGCCGCCCGATGGATATCGAGTGGGCATTGGATGGTCAGGATGGGCAACTGTACATTGTGCAGGCGCGTCCGGAAACTGTCGAAAGCCGTGCTGCAGCGGTGCTGGAGCGGTTCAAGCTGACCGGCAGCGGCAGCGTTGTGGCGGAAGGCCGCGCCATCGGCAGCAAAATCGGGCAAGGTACCGCTCGCTTGATCGCCGGAGCCGGTCAAATGCACTTGGTACAACCGGGCGATGTGTTGGTCACCGATATGACCGATCCGGATTGGGAGCCGATCATGAAACGCGCCTCGGCGATTGTCACCAACCGCGGCGGACGAACCTGCCACGCGGCGATCATCGCGCGCGAAATGGGTATTCCGGCGGTGGTCGGCTGCGGCGATGCTACGGCGTCGATCAAAGACGGCGCGCCGGTCACGGTTTCCTGCGCCGATGGGGATACCGGCCTGGTTTACGACGGCTTGCTGCCATTCGAGCATAGTGTCGCGGATTCCGGCGAGTTGCCGGATTTACCGCTGAAAATCATGATGAACGTCGGCAATCCGTCGCACGCTTTCTCGTTTGCGCGCTTGCCCAATCAAGGCGTAGGGCTGGCGCGGCTGGAATTCGTTATCAACAACATGATCGGCATTCATCCCAAGGCGTTGCTTGAATTTGAGCGTTTGCCAAGCGATTTGCAGCAGGAAATCACGAATCGCATAGCCGGTTATGCAAATCCGGTGAGCTTTTATGTCGACAAATTGACCGAGGGCATCGCCACGCTGGCGGCGGCGTTTTATCCGCACCCGGTGATTGTGCGCACCTCCGATTTTAAATCTAATGAATACGCCAACTTGCTGGCGGGAAACCGCTACGAGCCGCATGAAGAAAACCCGATGATCGGTTTCCGCGGCGCTTCGCGCTATGTGTCGCCCGATTTCCGCGATTGTTTTGAACTCGAATGCCGGGCGTTGCGTAATGTGCGCGATGCAATGGGATTGACCAACGTCGAGATTATGATCCCGTTTTGCCGCACGCTGGAAGAAGCCGCGCAAGTAACGGCGTTGCTGGCGGTGCAAGGATTGAAACGCGGCGAGAACGGCTTGCGCGTGATCATGATGTGCGAAATTCCATCGAATGCGGTGCTGGCGGAGGAATTCTTGCAGTACTTCGACGGCTTCTCCATCGGCTCGAACGATATGACCCAGCTCACGCTCGGCGTCGACCGCGATTCCGCGCTGGTGTCGCAGGTGTTCGACGAGCGTAACCCGGCGGTAAAGAAACTGTTGAAAATGGCCATTGATGCATGTCGCAAGCAAGGTAAATATATCGGTATTTGCGGGCAAGGGCCGTCCGATTATCCGGATTTTGCCGCCTGGCTGTACGAGCAAGGCATCAGCAGCCTGTCGCTGAATCCCGATACGGTGGTGCAAACCTGGCTGGATATTGGTCGCTTGAGCAAGCGCTGA
- a CDS encoding pyruvate, water dikinase regulatory protein, with protein MTQKRTVFYLSDRTGITAETLGHSLLTQFDGIAWDAVNVPFLDDLDKAKTVLLQINQAAERDGSRPLVFSTLQQAEILDVIKQGNCRVYDFFEAFTHPVEEELRQPSARKAGRSHGLQDSLAYFKRIDAINYVLAHDDGVNPKHFAQADIILTGVSRSGKTPTCLYLGLQYGIAAANYPLTPDDMGVQQLPAVLEPVKHKLFGLTLTPAQLHFIRQQRRPDSQYASLSQCQQEIQWQEALFNRFDIPHLDTTRISIEEISAIILDRCGLKRQLYG; from the coding sequence ATGACGCAAAAACGCACGGTTTTTTACTTATCCGACCGCACCGGCATTACCGCAGAAACGCTGGGTCACAGCTTATTGACCCAGTTCGACGGTATCGCCTGGGATGCCGTCAACGTGCCGTTTCTGGACGATCTCGATAAGGCCAAGACAGTATTGTTGCAGATCAATCAAGCTGCGGAACGTGACGGATCCCGGCCGCTGGTGTTCAGCACGTTGCAGCAAGCGGAAATACTCGATGTGATTAAACAAGGCAATTGCCGTGTTTACGATTTTTTCGAAGCGTTTACCCATCCGGTCGAGGAAGAATTGCGTCAGCCATCCGCGCGTAAAGCCGGACGTTCGCACGGCTTGCAGGACAGCCTGGCGTATTTCAAGCGGATCGACGCGATTAATTATGTGCTGGCGCATGACGACGGCGTCAATCCCAAGCATTTCGCGCAAGCCGACATTATCCTGACCGGCGTGTCGCGTTCCGGTAAAACGCCGACCTGCCTATATTTAGGATTGCAGTACGGCATCGCTGCGGCGAATTACCCGTTGACGCCGGACGACATGGGCGTGCAGCAGCTTCCAGCGGTGCTCGAACCGGTTAAACACAAACTGTTCGGCTTGACGCTAACCCCGGCGCAACTGCATTTCATCCGCCAGCAACGCCGCCCGGATAGCCAATACGCCTCGCTGAGTCAATGCCAGCAGGAAATCCAGTGGCAGGAAGCGTTGTTTAACCGGTTCGATATCCCGCATCTCGATACCACGCGCATTTCCATCGAGGAAATCAGTGCGATCATTCTGGATCGTTGCGGATTGAAACGGCAGTTGTATGGGTGA